One part of the Denticeps clupeoides chromosome 16, fDenClu1.1, whole genome shotgun sequence genome encodes these proteins:
- the aqp9b gene encoding aquaporin-9b isoform X2, producing MEDGRKRMKELCTLRKDIIKEFLAEFLGTFVLILFGCGSVAQTVLSRGALGEPLTIHIGFTLGVMLAVYMAGGVSGGHVNPAVSLAMVVLGKLPLKKFPVYVAAQFLGAFVGSCAVFGLYYDAFMDFNNGTFVVTGENATAGIFASYPAKHLSVLNGFIDQVIGAGALVLCILAIIDKKNIGAPKGTEPLLIGLSILAIGVSMGFNCGYPINPARDLGPRAFTAAAGWGMEVFKS from the exons ATGGAGGACGGCAGGAAAAGAATGAAAGAGCTCTGCACCCTCAGGAAAGACATCATCAAAGAGTTCCTGGCGGAATTTCTGGGCACCTTCGTGTTAATA CTCTTCGGCTGCGGGTCGGTGGCCCAGACGGTGCTGAGCCGGGGGGCTCTGGGTGAGCCACTTACGATCCACATCGGCTTCACTCTGGGGGTCATGCTGGCCGTTTACATGGCGGGGGGAGTgtcag GCGGCCATGTGAACCCGGCGGTGTCCCTGGCTATGGTGGTCCTGGGAAAGCTGCCGTTGAAGAAGTTCCCGGTCTACGTGGCCGCACAGTTCCTGGGAGCTTTTGTGGGATCCTGCGCTGTTTTCGGGTTGTACtatg ATGCTTTCATGGACTTCAATAATGGCACCTTCGTGGTCACAGGGGAAAACGCCACTGCCGGGATCTTTGCTTCCTACCCAGCAAAGCACCTGTCAGTCCTTAACGGCTTTATTGATCAG GTGATCGGGGCCGGCGCGCTGGTGCTGTGTATCCTGGCCATTATTGATAAAAAGAACATCGGAGCTCCAAAAGGCACGGAGCCATTGCTGATTGGCCTGAGCATCTTGGCGATCGGAGTGTCCATGGGGTTCAATTGCGGATATCCCATCAACCCTGCTCGGGACCTGGGGCCACGGGCATTCACTGCAGCGGCAGGGTGGGGCATGGAGGTGTTCAA GTCTTAG